One genomic segment of Fundulus heteroclitus isolate FHET01 chromosome 10, MU-UCD_Fhet_4.1, whole genome shotgun sequence includes these proteins:
- the LOC105926670 gene encoding synembryn-A translates to MDVDIEGIIQCIKQGDENGVQMQLQQFNKEYGQCFFFDADDRERRRQRKLEEFRKSKVRDYTNSDSDNDDFEQEDRGLILRQNLAVVIVRFMRSGVKRSLQTVSLHSLRILTRDKKILGHLVTDSTLLTLAKLAGLTADDAGEEANDPDSDFYDNIIASLAEAKLLQGRAEEDGGEGEAVHPNEELSVVDEDSRSDELDSDSWFGSHRTSINEMHKGSIRQKALERGRRDRRESKMEGEGEEGEQGEEGLRKEALKVLCNMVYNSTWAQERFSALRLLEGLTERLSSGVNWSSSSSIQFYELRLMFLITALRPELSAQLKQEGGVPILTAALESCLEVQWKEPYECVLEPAAPPISLEASQRVMEILKILFNITYSTHKQEPSEEDAALYRHLVAILRLCLMRKCTLPEDNDELQGHTVNLLTALPLQCLNVLLTVPLQPESEQSLGVNMDCVHTLLKFMERRLEAGDRVKEKLTPILNLLTESCRVHRETRLYIRKHILPPLKDVSHRPEEGDTIKSRLVRLMTHLDTDLKHCAADLLFVLCKENVRRFVKYTGYGNAAGLLATRGLLGGQGSRSSTSEAQYSSDSDSDTEEYRQVKDRVNPVTGRVEVEQPNPMEGMTEEEKEEEARRLIMLFNKLSKDNIVQPMGVDEEGKLVPMRGLEENPLAEEAKSESDNEAESEKDD, encoded by the exons GTCGACATCGAGGGGATTATCCAGTGCATCAAGCAGGGGGACGAGAACGGAGTTCAGATGCAGCTGCAGCAGTTCAACAAAGAG TACGGCCAGTGCTTCTTCTTTGATGCAGACGACAGGGAGAGAAGGAGG CAAAGAAAACTAGAGGAG TTCAGGAAGAGCAAGGTGAGGGACTACACCAACTCTGACTCTGACAACGATGACTTTGAGCAGGAAGATCGAGGCCTCATCCTCAGACAG AATTTAGCCGTCGTCATTGTGAGGTTCATGAGATCGGGAGTCAAGCGCAGTCTGCAGACGGTCTCCCTGCACTCGCTAAGGATCCTGACCAGGGACAAAAAGATCCTGGGCCATCTGGTGACCGACAGCACTCTGCTGACTCTGGCCAAGCTGGCCGGCCTGACCGCAGACGACGCCGGCGAGGAAGCCAACGACCCTGACTCTGATTTCTACGACAACATCATTGCCTCCCTGGCTGAGGCCAAGCTGCTGCAGGGGCGTGCTGAAGAGGACGGGGGCGAGGGCGAGGCCGTGCACCCGAATGAGGAGCTCTCGGTCGTGGACGAGGACTCCAGGAGCGACGAGCTGGACAGCGACAGCTGGTTCGGCAGCCACAGGACCAGCATCAACGAAATGCACAAAGGGAGCATCCGTCAGAAGGCGCTGGAGCGAGGGAGGAGAGACCGCAGGGAGAGCAAGATGGAGGgggaaggagaggagggggaGCAGGGCGAAGAGGGGCTGAGAAAGGAGGCCCTGAAGGTTCTGTGTAACATGGTGTACAACAGCACCTGGGCTCAGGAGAGGTTCAGCGCTCTCAG GCTTCTGGAGGGTCTCACTGAGCGTCTGTCCTCCGGCGTGAACTGGTCGTCTTCCTCCAGCATTCAGTTCTACGAGCTGCGCCTCATGTTCCTCATCACCGCGCTGAGACCCGAGCTCAGCGCTCAGCTCAAGCAG GAGGGCGGCGTCCCCATCCTCACAGCGGCCCTGGAGAGCTGCCTGGAGGTCCAGTGGAAGGAACCGTACGAGTGCGTCCTGGAGCCCGCGGCGCCACCCATCTCCCTGGAAGCCTCGCAGCGCGTCATGGAGATCCTGAAAATCCTCTTCAACATCACCTACAGCACCCACAAGCAGGAGCCGAGTGAG GAGGACGCAGCTCTTTACCGACACCTGGTGGCCATTCTGCGTCTCTGCCTGATGAGGAAATGCACGCTGCCTGAGGACAATGACGAGCTACAGGG GCACACAGTGAACCTGCTGACGGCGCTCCCTCTCCAGTGTCTGAACGTGCTGCTCACGGTGCCTCTGCAGCCAGAATCAGAGCAAAGTCTGGGAGTCAACATGGACTGTGTCCACACACTGCTGAAGTTCATGGAGAGGCGCCTGGAGGCG GGAGACAGAGTCAAAGAAAAGCTGACGCCAATCCTCAATCTGCTGACAGAGAGCTGCAGGGTCCACCGAGAAACACGGCTGTATATCAGGAAACAT ATCCTTCCTCCTCTGAAAGATGTGTCACACAGACCAGAGGAAGGGGACACCATCAAGAGTCGCCTGGTTCGTCTCATGACGCATTTGGACACAGACCTGAAACACTGTGCAGCCGACCTCCTCTTCGTCCTCTGCAAGGAAAATG TGCGCCGTTTTGTTAAATACACCGGTTACGGTAACGCAGCGGGTCTGCTGGCCACCAGGGGGCTGCTGGGCGGCCAGGGGTCCAGGAGCTCCACCTCTGAAGCCCAGTACTCCAGCGACTCGGACTCGGACACCGAGGAGTACCGTCAGGTCAAGGACCGCGTCAACCCGGTGACGGGGCGGGTGGAGGTGGAGCAGCCGAACCCCATGGAGGGCATgacggaggaggagaaggaggaggaggccagGAGGCTGATCATGCTCTTCAACAAGCTATCCAA agATAACATCGTCCAGCCGATGGGAGTGGATGAGGAGGGGAAGCTTGTCCCGATGAGGGGTCTGGAGGAAAATCCCCTCGCAGAGGAGGCAAAGTCCGAGTCAGACAACGAGGCAGAATCGGAAAAAGACGACTGA
- the irf3 gene encoding interferon regulatory factor 3 isoform X1 — translation MAQSKPLLMPWLKANIDSGRYPGVQWTNAEQTEFCIPWKHALRQDSSNADVLIFKAWAEVSGNGRAQGDPSVWKRNFRSALRAKGFKMVSDQKNDPANPHKIYRWPEGPASGGKSSSGSQEQDDGNTIDNFIAQESKVVPFFEDDGLYNPLDIQMPECPASQDILQECLQGLNIGPEAEGTAGFQPPTEQRRLQDHVVIGAHPLPGQQQHPVMFELAAREAGLPEQPAGPAGGAEGAGYGDGQHAEQFLQTVNQTRDGAHFKTEFKVSVYYRGTKVLQQLVPNEAGVRLVYRPDLNGTALDHESGLSLVSLPTPEGILDRTQVTLTQRILDSLGNGLDVGMSEGVIYGQRRGEVKAYWSLSKFDNSRSPQEIPKMNPEPLYQAKDFIRGILDFINGMDSPPYALFFCLGEKWPDPENKPWEKKLIMVEVVLTSLELLKNMAVEFGASSLQSVDLQMSLEEMMELY, via the exons ATGGCCCAATCAAAGCCGCTGCTGATGCCATGGCTTAAGGCCAACATCGACAGTGGCAGGTATCCAGGGGTCCAGTGGACAAACGCTGAGCAAACAGAGTTTTGCATCCCGTGGAAGCACGCTCTGAGACAGGACTCCTCCAACGCTGATGTGCTCATCTTTAAG GCCTGGGCAGAGGTGAGTGGAAACGGCCGGGCTCAGGGCGACCCGTCCGTCTGGAAGAGGAACTTCCGCAGCGCCCTGAGAGCAAAGGGCTTCAAAATGGTGTCGGATCAGAAGAACGATCCCGCCAACCCGCACAAAATCTACCGCTGGCCGGAGGGGCCGGCATCAGGAG GCAAGTCTTCCTCCGGGTCCCAGGAGCAAGACGACGGCAACACCATTGATAACTTTATAGCTCAGGAG AGTAAGGTTGTCCCCTTCTTTGAAGATGATGGTCTTTATAATCCACTAGACATCCAGATGCCAG AATGCCCGGCCAGCCAGGATATCCTCCAGGAGTGCCTGCAGGGACTAAATATTGGCCCTGAAGCAG AGGGCACCGCAGGCTTTCAGCCCCCCACCGAGCAACGGCGGCTGCAGGATCACGTCGTGATTGGCGCACACCCGTTGCCCGGGCAACAGCAGCATCCAGTAATGTTTGAGCTTGCGGCCCGTGAAGCCGGGTTGCCGGAGCAACCGGCGGGTCCGGCGGGGGGAGCGGAGGGGGCGGGCTACGGCGACGGGCAGCACGCCGAGCAGTTCCTGCAAACGGTGAACCAGACCAGAGATGGAGCGCATTTCA AGACTGAGTTCAAGGTGTCTGTGTACTACAGAGGGACGAAGGTCTTGCAGCAGCTGGTTCCTAATGAAGCTGGAGTCCGCCTAGTTTACAG GCCTGACCTAAACGGAACCGCTCTGGACCACGAGTCGGGCCTCTCACTCGTGTCTCTGCCAACACCTGAAGGCATTCTGGACCGGACCCAAGTCACGCTGACCCAAAGGATTCTGGACAGTCTTGGCAACGGCCTGGACGTGGGCATGTCGGAGGGCGTGATCTACGGCCAGCGGCGGGGTGAGGTCAAAGCTTACTGGAGCCTTTCCAAGTTCGACAACAGCAGAAGTCCGCAGGAGATTCCTAAAATGAACCCTGAACCTCTGTACCAAGCCAAGGACTTTATCCGAG GAATACTGGATTTCATTAATGGAATGGACTCCCCGCCGTACGCCCTGTTCTTCTGTCTCGGGGAAAAGTGGCCGGACCCAGAAAACAAGCCTTGGGAGAAGAAACTCATCATGGTAGAG gtGGTTCTGACGTCACTGGAGTTGCTGAAGAACATGGCTGTTGAGTTTGGCGCCTCCTCTCTGCAGTCTGTGGACTTGCAGATGTCGCTTGAAGAAATGATGGAGCTTTACTGA
- the irf3 gene encoding interferon regulatory factor 3 isoform X2 yields MAQSKPLLMPWLKANIDSGRYPGVQWTNAEQTEFCIPWKHALRQDSSNADVLIFKAWAEVSGNGRAQGDPSVWKRNFRSALRAKGFKMVSDQKNDPANPHKIYRWPEGPASGGKSSSGSQEQDDGNTIDNFIAQESKVVPFFEDDGLYNPLDIQMPECPASQDILQECLQGLNIGPEAGSLITSPRRSGSRNQTRARETEFKVSVYYRGTKVLQQLVPNEAGVRLVYRPDLNGTALDHESGLSLVSLPTPEGILDRTQVTLTQRILDSLGNGLDVGMSEGVIYGQRRGEVKAYWSLSKFDNSRSPQEIPKMNPEPLYQAKDFIRGILDFINGMDSPPYALFFCLGEKWPDPENKPWEKKLIMVEVVLTSLELLKNMAVEFGASSLQSVDLQMSLEEMMELY; encoded by the exons ATGGCCCAATCAAAGCCGCTGCTGATGCCATGGCTTAAGGCCAACATCGACAGTGGCAGGTATCCAGGGGTCCAGTGGACAAACGCTGAGCAAACAGAGTTTTGCATCCCGTGGAAGCACGCTCTGAGACAGGACTCCTCCAACGCTGATGTGCTCATCTTTAAG GCCTGGGCAGAGGTGAGTGGAAACGGCCGGGCTCAGGGCGACCCGTCCGTCTGGAAGAGGAACTTCCGCAGCGCCCTGAGAGCAAAGGGCTTCAAAATGGTGTCGGATCAGAAGAACGATCCCGCCAACCCGCACAAAATCTACCGCTGGCCGGAGGGGCCGGCATCAGGAG GCAAGTCTTCCTCCGGGTCCCAGGAGCAAGACGACGGCAACACCATTGATAACTTTATAGCTCAGGAG AGTAAGGTTGTCCCCTTCTTTGAAGATGATGGTCTTTATAATCCACTAGACATCCAGATGCCAG AATGCCCGGCCAGCCAGGATATCCTCCAGGAGTGCCTGCAGGGACTAAATATTGGCCCTGAAGCAGGTAGTCTCATCACGTCGCCTCGCCGCTCCGGCAGCAGAAACCAAACGCGCGCCCGAG AGACTGAGTTCAAGGTGTCTGTGTACTACAGAGGGACGAAGGTCTTGCAGCAGCTGGTTCCTAATGAAGCTGGAGTCCGCCTAGTTTACAG GCCTGACCTAAACGGAACCGCTCTGGACCACGAGTCGGGCCTCTCACTCGTGTCTCTGCCAACACCTGAAGGCATTCTGGACCGGACCCAAGTCACGCTGACCCAAAGGATTCTGGACAGTCTTGGCAACGGCCTGGACGTGGGCATGTCGGAGGGCGTGATCTACGGCCAGCGGCGGGGTGAGGTCAAAGCTTACTGGAGCCTTTCCAAGTTCGACAACAGCAGAAGTCCGCAGGAGATTCCTAAAATGAACCCTGAACCTCTGTACCAAGCCAAGGACTTTATCCGAG GAATACTGGATTTCATTAATGGAATGGACTCCCCGCCGTACGCCCTGTTCTTCTGTCTCGGGGAAAAGTGGCCGGACCCAGAAAACAAGCCTTGGGAGAAGAAACTCATCATGGTAGAG gtGGTTCTGACGTCACTGGAGTTGCTGAAGAACATGGCTGTTGAGTTTGGCGCCTCCTCTCTGCAGTCTGTGGACTTGCAGATGTCGCTTGAAGAAATGATGGAGCTTTACTGA